In Leptospira montravelensis, the genomic window CCACGCCGGAGCGGATCTGGTTTTCTAGGATTTTAAAATAACTATCATAATCGATTTTCCCCTGGCGGAAGGGGGTGATGACCGCGGTATAAACGCCCTGAAACATAAATTAAACATCGAAGAGGGACGGAATTTTGCAATAAAAAACTGCCAAAAGACCCCATACCGATAAACTTTACGAAAATGCTCTATTTTTTTCCGCCAATGTTTGCCATTCTTGCGATTCTAAGCCTTATTTTGCATTCATTTTATGTTTATTCTCGATTTGGGGTCAAAGATGTGCCAAACGAACGGAGTTTGCACAATGTAATCACAAAGAAATCTGGGGGAATGTTTTTTATTCCCTTGTTTCTCCTTTCTGTTATTTCTCTCTTTTTTTGCCCCCAAACGAGAGAAGCATTTTCCTTACCAGAAGACTGGGTCCCCAAAAAAGACATTTATCTCTTGTTAGTCGGAGTTTTTATTTTTTCTATCATAGGTTTCCTTGATGATTTGTATCACCTAAGTCCTAAACTTCGCTTGTTTCTGGAACTCACAACTGTGGCTGTATTTTTAGTTTGGATAAACCCCGTGGTTTCCTATTTTGGAGCCGTATTTCTCACCAATTCGCTCCAAGTTGCTGTTCTCACCATCTTTCTTGTTTTTGCAGTAAACCTAGTAAACTTTATGGATGGGATGGATTGGTATTTAGTCACTACCTTATTCTTATCTTATTTTTCATTAGTCCTAACGGCTCCCGATTTTTACTCCATTGGAAATAGTGGATACAGTTTGTATGGAATCTTGTTTCTTT contains:
- a CDS encoding sugar phosphotransferase; this translates as MLYFFPPMFAILAILSLILHSFYVYSRFGVKDVPNERSLHNVITKKSGGMFFIPLFLLSVISLFFCPQTREAFSLPEDWVPKKDIYLLLVGVFIFSIIGFLDDLYHLSPKLRLFLELTTVAVFLVWINPVVSYFGAVFLTNSLQVAVLTIFLVFAVNLVNFMDGMDWYLVTTLFLSYFSLVLTAPDFYSIGNSGYSLYGILFLSMFGFIFYNFPRAKLFMGDSGSLALGFFVMALPLFVGKWGTEKSEIWDITYYFYLFPYFWLDGIFTLIKRFFQKKHLFSAHREHLFQRITETKFGKVGSLCIFSLLNLLIVCIHFILKTNGISNLLLFIILFLFASISYGILWLLVPRKNLA